ttCAATAGATTtgatgaaaaagcagaaatgaaaacggctgaaattaatttgaaaaattgcaaaaaatacagagatgaatattaaaacattgctgttaatagagggataagaaaagctgaaataattttaaagaactggaaatacagaaaggggagaagctgaatttcaatagattatctaaaaaatacagaagttgcaggagctttaAAACTGTCAGGcacctccagcttgttcagaacgctgctgctagagttctaaccatgaccaaaaaatgtgagcacattacaccaattcttaaatccttacattggctcccagtatgtcagagaattcatttcaaaatcctactgctcacatataaatcacgacatggtttagggccaaagtatatcactgatatgcttccactacataagccttcaagatcactaagatcttctgacaccaatctgttagtgattcccagagtaaatacaaatcatgggaaagcatcattcagttactacgcaacaaacagctggaataaacttcctgaagatttaagacttaaactctgaccacgtttaaaacaagactgaaaaatgttattttcagcttcgccttctgctaaattttacctacattgtacttttaacctctgcttttaattaaacaatttaaataagattttaatttataattttatttactgtttttaattgtcttttaattcctgcattttatttcactttattgtatgaaatgttatgatgtgaagcactttgagtctgcctcctgtatgaaaagcgctatacaaataaaattgccttgccttaaatggattaaaaaaaatacagaaataaaaggggaataaaaagaggttttaaattgtttgtagtaatattagtagtagtattagttatagttgtagttgtggtattagtagtactggcagtagaagtagtaatagtaggtttagtatatAGCAGTAgcatcaatagcagtagaaacagctggaatactaatactattagccatagtagtatttgtaataatattagtagtagttataATATCAATAggagtagaaatactagtagtactttttatcatagtagtaagagtagtaCTCTTGCAGTTTGTCAGTTGCAGTGTCACTACTAGGTCgtaatagtatttttagtactactactagtagtatcagtagtaagAGTACATTTAGCCTTAATACCAGTTGAAATACTCATAGTAGTGTTGGTTATGGttgtagaagtatcagttgtagtaatATTCTTAGTGTGTGTAGTAGtattttgaaagagcaatacgtatttcaatgaaaccgcttcattctgagcttcatggttaaggtacagataatatTGAGGCCGGGTATTAAAACTCGATTTTCTGTGACCACGTCTGCGTGTTGCAAAGTCTGGTAGAACTACCAGAATTAAGGTGAGATTTTATAGTCGAAGATACCAGACGACACAAGATACTGGGGGCAGTTGCAGCTGGCCGAACCTGCTGGGAAAAGCACAGTCCCTCAACCCCTTACGTCAGCAAACCAccactgcaaaaaaacaactccctCCCTGTTCATTTTCTGCTATGGCGGCCACACCCGGCTGGCTGAAGTCTTTGGCCGGTTAGTTTCAATGTTATACTGTACCAATCAAACTCAACAcgcacgtgcacagatagacgtggtggtgctcaagcacctgcccgTTTGCCCgggatgagaaaagtgccccttctgctggagcctttttctccatccatccatccatcttcagccgcttatccggggtcgggtcgcgggggcaacagctccggcaggggaccccaaacttgcCTTTCCCGGCCACATCcagcagctctgactgggggatcccaaggtgtttccaggccagtgcagagatataatctctccacctagtcctgggtcgtccccggggcctcttcccagctcctccctagggaggcgcccagggggcctCCTcaaccagatgcccaaaccacctaaGTGGCAAATAGatttgcttttattaataatactaatcataataatactaatacttttttattttatttaatttaattaatattaaattgAGATTTACAAGAAATACTGCTTTAGCTTTAACAGCAAGTGTGAATACAACTGAAAAATACGCTACTTCTTAATTATATAATTTGCGATCAATGACGGTTAActaataaatatatgtacacacatacacacacttcacTACAGCCCACCTCGCTCACCTTTCTGGTGACTGTTTTTTCTGATTTGTGAGCTGATGCTGGGAGGTAGAGGTGGTGGAATGTCACACTATGATACTTTGATGCCCATtttaacacacccacacaattgTCACAATATTGGAGGCAAAATGTGCTCAAAGggattttttacatttcattttttattgtaaataaatcatttcagtGGCTCGCTTTGTTGCTACTTCTAACTCGCTGTTAAACTAATCATCAGTGCAGTGACAAGCCCATGAAGACAAGCAGAAGTGGTTTGCTTCTGTAAATCAGTTTATTGCTAGAAGACCTCTGGGAACGAGGCCGACATCTTCATCACTGTGCCCAGAAGTCGTCAACACAAAATAAGGATTTACAAACAATCCCAAAGACATGAGCATTAAAGGACAGTGATCAGCTAAACAGTAACTGTTGTAGTCCTACATTCTAACAACAGCATAGACGTCCAATAGGACTGCTCAGTTATTAGCTGGGCCTCCAATAGACATACGTAGATCTTGGAGATGCATTCaattacacacaaaataatCGGAATAATGAAAGAAGCATGCAAACCGAGCGGTGTGTATCTGAATGTATATTTCACCTGGggacactcctcctcctcctcctcctcctcctcctcctccccttctacACGGTAAAGGACCCACACAGCTCAGCAGCGCTCTCTAGTGGCTGGATATTAAAAACTCTATTTACTGTGACAGTTCCCAATGAGAATCCTTCAAGTtacaaattaaattacattttagttgaCATGCTGTTAACaagggtgggtttttttttttggctcaaGACGAGCAGTTGTTTGAGCCTCAAATAGACGGGATGGCTCAAGAGTTAAAACTTCCCTCAACTCCCATTGTTTGTACTAATATACAAATGCTGCAACATCTTTCCAAACTCTACAAAACTTAACTAATTGATAAAGCGCTATTCCTAAATATAAACAACATCAAGCCAGTTTCCAGTACTTGGATTATATTTAGTACAATGTACATTCCAGTAAATACACCGTGTCCGTCCAAAGGGCTGAGACTGGTGGTCAGACATGATCCTTGAATAAATTAATTCATAAATAAATCATGATTATGTCTTCCCAGTAGCAGTCATGTCTTGCCTTCCCCCTAGagactttgacacacacacacacacacacacacacacacacacacacacacacacacacacacaagcagactgTTAAGTCCAAATCTAAGATTCATACTCCTATTCTAAAAATACTTTTGGCTTTAAGAAGTAACAATTAATACACTCAAACGGATTCTTAAACATGTACACGAGATCTTACTTCTAGAGGGAACTTTAAATTCAGTAGTTCTATGTTGCAGTACCTGTAGACGCTTTACAATGATAAAATAGTGTTTGTAAAGTGACAGTGCTGGATGTCCGTTCCCTATGCGTCTGTGTCATCACACGAAGCCCTCGTGTGTctgcgcgagccgcgtgctaaACGTCACACTGTCGGTGCAAAGCTACAGTGGACCTGTGAGTACAGCATGCTGGGACACATCTGGACCACAACACCGCAGTGAACTATAGAATGACGTCGCCGGATCATCGGGCTCAGCCAGCCTGAGGCAGTGGTCCCGTGTATCGGCTAATCTTATGCTTAtagacatatacacacacacacagagaatgcCAGGTTTGAATTCAAAATACCTAAACGGGGTGTGCTTATATCCAAACCTTTACAAAGAGTAACAAAGAATGTCCTAGTGcagcgtttccccccccccgtcgctccagtcagtagcagcagcagtggagtCCTTGCAGCCCACTTCCCTCCAGACGGACGTTTGGCTCCGCGAGACATTTGGAGgccgtctgtctccctctctctctccacgcgCCTCCTGTCCCGTCCCGACAAACTATCTACAGTTCTGCTCTATCACACCAAAAGGTAAATcatacacatttttctatttgaaaaacaaaaaggtgggACTTGTTTTGGAGGCGCAGAGAAACTGGAAGCCAGGCGAGGTTTCCTCCATCGACCAGAGGAAGCAGAAGACGCAGGAGAGGAGCGCGAGGGGAGCTCAGTGGATGTCTCTGCACATGGGGAGGTTGACGAAGATGAAGACGTTGAACTCGATGAGGATGGAGAAGCACAGAAAGACGGCGTACAGGACGAGGCAGGCCAGGCCCAGTCGCCAGTCCAGAGTCCATTTGTTCAGATGGACGCCAAGGACCTGCAGACCGCAGGGACagacgaggtggaggagaacagAAGGGGAGAGCGGAGGGACGCGATTGAAAACGAGTGAAGCAAGGTGCTGGATAACGGCCTGGTCTGCACCTCCACTTGCGGGTGGAGTTTCGGGTGCAGCACAACAGAGGCCCGTGGAGCTAATGGCAGCGCGTTGGGGTTAACTGGAGGACCGCTTCTCTCTGCCACTTACTAACAAGCTGGCCTGGTTTTGCTTTGGTGGTCTATGATTGGAGGCCTTTCTCATTTCCCAGCCAGTACATCCTTGATTCCTTTCCTAACCTCCTCTGATGAGCGAAGGATCTTTTCCAGCAGTAGACGCCCTGTTTGACGTTATCCCAGCTGTCTGTCACGTCTCATTTATAAACAGATAATATACATACAGTTTTGGTTTAGATACCAACCCATTGACTGTTGATGATAATAGACATTTAATAATGACTGAACGCTTTCATCCGATGTCCTTATTGCGCATGAATAAATCATCATGTCTCAGAAAGGCTGAATAAGAACCACAGAAGGCCGCTGttacaaatgaacaaaaaagtGTTCCTCACCGTGACGAACACTGAGGCTAGCAGGAGTCCAACGGAGAATATGAGTCCTCTGCTGTTCAGGTAGATCTGAGGAGGTCACAACACACATTCCATGACACCTACTCCACCAGCgcgatctccccccccccccccccccgctccgccCTACGCCCCCCCGTCCGTCTGTCATGCACGCAGCCCCGCGGCACTCACGTTGGAGCCGTAGTCGACGCAGAGCGTCTGCAGAGTCCAGGGCAGGCCCAGGCCCACCAGGATGTCGAACACGTTGCTGCCTATGGAGTTGGAGATGGCCATGTCTCCCAGACCTGAGGCGAGGAGGTTCAACACTGTCAACGTCTGAGCAGTACGCCGTCGTTTCCgcctcctgcgtgtgtgtgtgtgtgtgtggttgtgtaccTTGCCGTGCCACTATAACACTAGCCATGCAGTCTGGGACGCTGGTGCCTGCGGCTAGGAAGGTGATGCCCATGATGACGTCCGGAATGCCCAGCGTGAAGCCGATCACAGTCACCTGAAAGCAGACATTTACTCCTCATGTGTGGCTCGGCAGGGAGATACAGCACCCGACAAAAGGTTCCTCACAGCCTCGTCTGCTACGAGGGGAACCTCTGAGATGCTTCGCTCAGGACGCAGTGGCGTAGCTCGTGATGTGATGAGGAGAAGACGACAATAATCGAACGCAGACCACAAATGAAACATCTGAAAGGAGGTTCCGATTACGAGCAACCGCAGTCTCACAGATCTTTGGGTCTGTGTTCCCCATCGTTCGCTTCCCGAAccttttctgccccccccccccaccccccccgatCAAACAAAAATAGGGTTattccatctttgtttttaattatttgcattATAATAAATGAACTCTATaaaaaacgtgttttatttatttctccccTTGAAACAGTtgtattacattttgtaaacacATCTTCAAGTAAGTTTACTAAATATTCTAATTAAATTTGGGAACGCTGcggtctttctctctctcattgccTCTCCTTGTAATCCGGCCGCTGTGGCCACACTTTCACTGCCGTAAAGAGGCTGCGGACTGATGGGACTGACCATCCAGACCATGATGTATGAAAGGCCAGCGATCCACATGGTCGCGGTGAAGAAGGAGACCATGAACCATCTCTCCCAGCGCCGCTTGGCACAGTTGGGCACGGTGAGGAACAGCAGCAGGGACAGCGGCCACATCGTGAGCCACTTGAGCTTGTTGAAGACCCCGGCTGGAGGGACGGGGACACAGACACGGTGACGGCCTCGGCTCTTTAAAAACACGCActtatttgtttcatttcaaaatgtcctctgtGCTTTACCTGGAACTTTGAAAGGCGCCAGGGGGCCGCTGTGctcatcctctccctccccttccccgtCGTTCTCGTTGTTCTCATTGTCCTCATTTTCGTCCTCTGGCCTGTTCCCGGACTCCAGGCGCTGAAGCCTACACCTCCCGTTCGGACCCTGCTCAGCTCCACCCATCCCGTTCCCCAGACCCCGCCTCCCCTGAGCCCTGGCGGCGGAATCATGGTCGCCATTGTTGATGCGGTTGACTTGAGTCTCAGTGGTGTTGAtcactctctgtctctgggGGAAATGATAGAGCATAAGTACAGACCACAtgaaaggaacacacacacacacacacacacacacacacacacacacacacacacacacacacacacacactcttttatCCGACCATAATACTTCCATAAGACGTGTTGCACAGCTGTGGTTTAGGATCAATGGTATTGGTGAGTCCCAGTTAACTACTCAAGTTTCTTTCCATTTGTCTATATGCAAAGAAGAGGAGCTTCTTTTATTTGTTGAAGTAGAATTTGATgttcttttcttcctgtttgttGTGGATTTACGTCCAGACTGCAGTCTGCTGCAGACAGGTGTCTTAGAAtcacttcccctccctcccctcgtgCTCAGACTCTCTTAAATAACCCCATTGTTATTGTGTGTGGAGGACATGTACTTCGTTGATGAGCATGCGAGAGGCCATGGTGAGGCGGGTTCTGGGGGAGAAATGGCTGGTGATCATGATCCTCATGCCGGCCTCAGGGAAGGACAGCTGGTGGGGGTACGCAGACAGCAGCTCGTCCACCATCAGCACCGACGGCTTACAATGAAAGTTAGCTggagaacaagaaaaaaaaacaccgtcAGCTGATGCTGTTTTAAGCACAATTAAACCTCAGCCAATTATTatcaaaaaacaataaaactccTGTTCCTGCACCATTCCTGTCTTAACgtatgagcgtgtgtgtgtgtgtttggggggaggGACTCCGCTTCGATTGACAGCTGGGGGCCGCTGAACCCAGTTTACACGCTGGAGTGATGGATTATGCAGAGCGGCCTCTCAGCTGCTTCCGTGTGCTACTGCAGACCGACCCAGTCGCTATCCGGAACATTTCCACTGTGCAGATGACTGACCTGGCTCCTTGCTCGCAGTGAGGCATACGTCTCATTCATTAATCATTGATCCATCAGGTATCACCCTCGGCATCAGGACTGATAAGAGTCGGAGAGGTGCAGCTCTAAGCCATAGGGGGCTCATGTGATAATTTGTCTCAACAGCAATAGGCCGTctgccaatcagatccctcaaAAACCCTGTCAGAGAGACTGGCATGTAGACGGGAGCTTGGTCTCTCCCCACACAGGGATTACCTCTGCTGAGATCAAAAGGGCCAATGGTCCGGTCTCGGCTGGCTTGCAGAAATCAGACGCAGATGACGGAGCTAGCCGCGCTGAAGAAAGCCGTAGGCTAGAAGGATGAGCACAGGCCCGAGGCAGCATCTTGTGCCTCTCTGTTATGATGCTATACTTTAGCTTTGATCCCAGAGACCACTACAGCAATCCGTGGAAGTTCTGGGCGGCGAAAACGGTCCCTCTTTCTACAGCGGAGGACCCAAATTACTTTCCCTTTCCACCTTTCTGGTGGCGCATCTCTGGTGGGGAACCCGGGGAGGATTCACGGGCAGACACATCCACCGGCACGGTTAGCAGAACCAGATGTCACGTGAATGTGGTCACTTTACTGATGTGCCCAGTGTCAGAGTGGGACTCGGGGTCTGGTGGCTCAAAAGCACCATGAGAATCTCTACGGTCAACCCACAAAGTCGTCCTCCCTGTCTCATCCTGGAGGTGGAACACAACCGGATGCCTTATATGTCTGCCCGTGTCGGTGTGCACTGGGGATCGGCTCAGGCTCACAGCCCCGAGTGACGCACGGCAGATGCGGGTACCTTTCTTTAACAGCACTGCCGTAGCATCACACGAGACGTTATCCTCCAAATCGGTACTTCCTGTCAGCCCGTTGGACAGATTCCCAGAGCCCCCCTTCCGGCGGTCGAAGTAGCGATGCGCCCTGCCGTTGAACCTGGCAGTGACAGACGAGGAAGACGGGGGAAACAGCTTTTACAACCAGAGGCAGCGAATCAGCCGACTGGGGGTGGCGACACTCACTTCATGATGAGGATGTAGACTGCATACATGAGAATCAGGACAAGAGACTCccacctgcacacagacactTGGTCAGCTCAATGTTCACTAATTCACTGTATACATACTAGTCGTGGTTTATGATTACCCACCAGCACACCTTCTCATCGTAGATGAACTaaagagacaagaagaaaagaggTGGTTAGTGAAAGCGCTCATGAGGTCACAGATCACAGCATCCACATGTTCACATAAGCAGTACACATAAGGTGTCAAAATGATAGTATTAGCAAAATAACCCCATTCAGTAGTGTCATTCATTACATGTGCGACATTGGCTTGGTGAATGACATGGTGTACTAGGACCGGTACAGAGGGGACTGGATCTGTTAGTTGTCATGTGTGGACATATTCATACCCTAAACAGGCCTTTAATGAATCACAGTAGGTACTCCTGAGTAACTAAGCTCTTACCGCAATGAGGGCGATGATAGAAAAGGTGTAAAATATGGAATCCCGGAGAAGAGCCCAATGAGAGAGCTTCACTGCCTGCAAAGAAACCAGACATAGGAAGATTTATATaggaagatatatatatatattgtacagtCTAATAGCTACACGTCTCCTCCCTAGAGTTCATACTCTGTTGAGCCACGTATTCCTATTGGCCTAAGTAGTAATTACTTAAAAAACTTCAATGACAACATTCTAACAAATTAGAGAGGAATTTCATAGTATTCTGCCCTCAACCAGTGCCAATCTGTCCTCGGGTGAAGGAACCTTGGAGGCAGCTGTTTGTTGACAGGACGTGTACCACAGttcttcaaggtagctgtaattaaacctcttcttaattAGGAAACTTACGCGTTTGTGTCTGTGAGCGGTGCTCGGTGGCTTCGATGACCACCAACATTGGTTACGGAGTTCCACAAGGTTCTGTCTTGGAGcaattttatttacatttatatatccatccatccatccatccattgtcaaaccacttatcctgcacacagggtcgcgggggggctggagtccatcccagccaacttcgggcgatagacagggtacatcctggattggtcgccagccaatcgcagggctacacagagacacacaaccattcacactcacattcacacaactacgggcaatttagagtcaccaattaacctgatccccagagcatgtctttggactgtgggaggaagccggagaacccggagagaacccacgcagacacggggagaacatgcagactccacacagaaaggccactgggtggaatcgaccccaggaccttcttgctgtgaggcgacagtgctaaccaccacgccaccgtgccgccctacaTTTATATATACTTTCTAATTTTGATCAGAATAGACTGCATAAACTTTCATttttatgcagacgatactcaattGTATCTATGGATCAAGCCAGCGAGTTAGATTTCGAGCATGTCTGAAGGACATCAAACCAGGATGACCAACAACTTCCTGATAGTAAGCCTGCTCTGGTATCAAGTAGGCCAGGAGGTAGATGGGTGCTACTTGCCCTTTAAGGAGCATCATCCCTCCTACAAGATGTCCGCCGAGCCAACAACTATAGCTCCCAGAAGGACTCACCACTCACCAAGGTTTAGGTGGTTGGACCACCTGATTGAGGCCAGACTTAAGTTTGGCCTcaacagaaggagagaaggggggaagaGAGCACGTTGCGTGAAGGAACACTGAGAACTACTGAGAGAGAAATCCTGAATCAGAGCGAGGAGAATGGAAACCGAGACTCTCCTTGAGATTATTGTTCCTAGAGTCttaaagtaggatgggagccagagccttcagtcatcaggctcctcttttgtgaaaccagcttccactttcagtccggggggcagacaCACAGTCACCTCATTTAAGATGAggcttaaaacgttcctctgataacgcttatagttagggctggctcaggttagcctggaccagcccttagataagcTTCTATCTGGAGAATTTATGTTTTCTCTCCTGCCACGGTCCCGCTTACACCCGCTGAACAATCATTGTTATCATTGGTCATATTACTGGCATCATAAATCTTCttggtggtcacgtctgatggtggttatatctgatggtggttgttcctGTGGTGGTCCTGGTTTACTGCTcgatatttgaatcatttctacGTCTGTTCATTCTGTTAACATGACATCCATGGtcgagagggatccctcctctgccgttCCCCCTGAGGGTTCCCCTTCTCCCCGGTGACGGTTTTGTATTTCCTGTGCCGAGGGGgcggtttcaggacagaggatgttgcttGTATACAGATTGTTAAGCCCTCCAAGGCAAATCTGTAAATCGTGGCTGTACAAAATCAATTGGATTGAATGCAGCTCTGTGAAACTGAACCGCAGTGGTGTAAACAGGGTTACCGAATTACCATCCTAAAATACACGATGCAGTGAGTCACActgtccctctccctctcctacACAGAGCTCACACTCCATTACGTGTGAGTGGAGGGCCAGAGATCACATCTTCATTGAGACACTCCCAGCTGTGGAATGGTTTCCCGCCGGGAGGCGGAGCAACGTGCAGATCAAAGATGTGAATGTTTTCTTGTGCTCGCTTTCCCTCAACCTGAAACTCCCACATAAAAAGTGTGCAGTGAAACGTTTTAATCCTGAACTTTGTTCTTTCAGAAGGTCACATTAAATATGAGATCTCTGAGATAACCTGAGGGTGGGACACAGCATGAAATACTTGAATAAAATCTACATCATGTAGATGACATTTCAAATGAAGCCGTATCCTGGTGCAGTTGGGCTCATGGACTCTTGCATGCATAAatcaacttgtgtgtgtgtgtgtggggtgtccTGCTCCTCAGACAGTACACATGGGTGCTTTGTCCCACTCTGGTCTTTGGCTGAATATTAAAAGGTGACATTCACAGTTTGAAATGCCAGCAGGTCAGTGTGAGGATCAGCTGTAGCTGTGACATCATACCTGGCCGGCAAAAAAGCCACACACACCGATGATGCAGAGGATGTTGAAGACAGCTGAACCCACGATGGTCCCAACACCCACGTCGCCTTTGGTGATGAACACACCTGAGGAGAGgatgagcaaacacacacacacacacacacacacacacacacacacagcatcaggGCTCCATAGAGAGAACACATGATGTGTTGTACACTACTTGACATTTTCAGTGGCAGCACAGAGCTGACAAACAGCTGTCACAAATGCCATCAGGAATGCCACCTATCTctatctctccctcttcctctcaaccctacctctctctgtctctccctcccatctAAAAAGAAACCACACATCATACGTGtataaacatttcatttttaaatacatattctATTCCATTTGCACTGACAGGGATGTGAAGCACTGtgacaaattgctgtaaatttacggtgcatttctaacggtatcttacagtatgtcataataactgtaacatacagttaaatttccatcccttgattgtaaattaacggccaatttcatgaataaacagttaaagctgtcaatttacaataatagcagaccaccgtaattcaactgcatgttacatatattttatgaagtggtggaaatacacatacaagtgcagtgaatcacaatccatctacatctgttgtaggttaatgtatggaagcccacgtcagccactgaaaaacaggtcctgtaagtcatcataatgagatggtatctcatgagatacgatgatgactttgacttacaggacattactatacatgcagctgtcactgttatccaaaacgcccatggtttgacataattttatgtggagtaattggcggttaggtgtcttgctcagggacacttcaacttggttcggggagcagccaggattcgaaccgccaaccttgtgctgcacagcacaccatccctatcccatgcgctgccttcgctgtcgtttcagtggttGGAATGTaaacattataaatatttgtattattgaaggtgttcattgcctaaaacccatttgagtgttaatcgtgaccgactgctcctgaacgtgacgtcagacgcgtaatctcagttcatccagaacacctgtgcaacaTTTCTCATTGTACACTGATGGATCTAAGGTAGTGAATGGTGGTAGAGTGGGTGCAGGAGGGCATGTTCCtgagttcagtgtgagtatctgtCAAAGAGTCACTGATAATGTGTCGGTGTACACAGCAAAGATGGTGGCTATGATCATTGGGttgagatgggtggaggatgtgacaccatgtagggtgctgatatgttcagactcagcagcagtgttgaGCAGTTATGGATGGTAGGTCTGACAGGGAAGACCTATTGGGAGAATTGATGGGGATATTGCTGGggttggagagacagggagt
The sequence above is a segment of the Gasterosteus aculeatus chromosome 9, fGasAcu3.hap1.1, whole genome shotgun sequence genome. Coding sequences within it:
- the LOC120825030 gene encoding sodium/potassium/calcium exchanger 3; translation: MDVAAAEGMSLPGTRLRNRPMQVMPSGRKVKARRKRRAELVLIQICLFGGLLLVVKGFSYFAERSGLHVSSHGSDQPERWGGRRLLQETDNGSLEEMEKEESKNCTTPALHEFPTDLFTHQERTEGAVALHVLCTIYMFCALALVCDDYFVPSLEKLCERLDLSEDVAGATFMAAGSSAPELFTSIIGVFITKGDVGVGTIVGSAVFNILCIIGVCGFFAGQAVKLSHWALLRDSIFYTFSIIALIAFIYDEKVCWWESLVLILMYAVYILIMKFNGRAHRYFDRRKGGSGNLSNGLTGSTDLEDNVSCDATAVLLKKANFHCKPSVLMVDELLSAYPHQLSFPEAGMRIMITSHFSPRTRLTMASRMLINERQRVINTTETQVNRINNGDHDSAARAQGRRGLGNGMGGAEQGPNGRCRLQRLESGNRPEDENEDNENNENDGEGEGEDEHSGPLAPFKVPAGVFNKLKWLTMWPLSLLLFLTVPNCAKRRWERWFMVSFFTATMWIAGLSYIMVWMVTVIGFTLGIPDVIMGITFLAAGTSVPDCMASVIVARQGLGDMAISNSIGSNVFDILVGLGLPWTLQTLCVDYGSNIYLNSRGLIFSVGLLLASVFVTVLGVHLNKWTLDWRLGLACLVLYAVFLCFSILIEFNVFIFVNLPMCRDIH